Part of the Carassius auratus strain Wakin chromosome 8, ASM336829v1, whole genome shotgun sequence genome is shown below.
CAATGCATTCAAAACTAGGTAAATACGAACTGCAGCATAAAAGTGCATGAGTTCAGGGTTTAATTTAACACACCTAAACCAGCTCATCAAGGTCATTTGAAAACCACACACAGGTGTGTTAAAGCACAGGTATCCAGGAATATCGCCACCTGTATTTGCACGTTACAATTTTTTCAGACAgcaaatgtatttacaaatgAGAAGTTAATATGTTGATGTATTATTATGTGGACAGTAATGGGATTTCATAATGCTTAGAAGTTCTAAATTATAGCCTGCTGTGTTttgaaacaataaattaaaaagccatcattttaagtttaaatagtgTCCAATATTTAGATGGctcatatttacaaataaatgttgcatTAAGGAGGCATTTTAAGAAAACAGATAATTGACAtcgataatatatattttttaattattattattatttctaggggtgtaacgatacgcgtattcgtattgaaccgttcggtacgaggctttcggttcggtacgcggtacgcattatgtaccgaacggttcgttggactaattaattatatttggaaaataaattaaaaattgtgaaatataatgatatgcgttcaacaaggtagcccaataacccaaacgacgtaacaggcaacgcccctgacacccccgaacaagaaaaaaaaaaaaacaccaacttatatgtttatgttaggctactcagtcaggcgctcgctcactcagtacgcgctgaaggctcattgcaaaatggccaatgcgtttaacagacaacaaatagaagatcctccaataaccaacaggtctggtgtttgggtgcactttaccaatcgatcggggcatccaaacaagtacggtaatcaaaatggactagtactgtactgtgtcggaatttcctgagcagtactacgatacaattaacaggcctgcacgttattagatagaagaactgttataaatagaacgtatgcacgggcagttttaaaaactccacctactttgctcttggcatagtgcagcgcaaatcgcgtggtatctgaagggcaacgctgagcccagggtccagcgccgtgcatatcgcgtcctgtgtgaaagaccctttagccattttgcaacgagccttcagcgcgtactgagtgagcgagcgccttactctgtagtggaaaacgcaggttttaagaacattcttaatgtaatttagccccgttacaatattccttcatgagcccatttcagccagaccgtaattcctgctttgttctaaaaaacataagccctatagagaaccaattgagtaaaaacacactcaatataaagagttatagagttccatataaaaagttacatctttgtatttgttcataactactacaacaatataacattttcattttttttttttataaggagctgtttttgttttatacagtatgctgctaagaaaacaccatagaagatgggtaaagaatagctccatcattgttcaatgtaaaaaaaacaaaaaacatactttgtagccaatttttttctttttgctgtatctaaaacgtaccgaaccgtaccgaaccgaaccgtgacatcagtgaatcgtatcgaaccgaaccgtgaattttgtgaaccgttacacccctaattattTCACAAGTCTCATTTCTTGACTTGGAGAACAACAGGGTGCATGATGATGTTGTGACTGTCTGGCTGTTTCAGGACTGTTGTTGTGGTGCTGGCCTGCTGCACACTGCGAGTAATAGGCCCTACTCTCTTTCTCAACCTCAGAGACAAACGCTCTTCTCTTCTGGGCTGTATCTTCATGTCACCCACTCTCTGCTCCATTTTTCTACTTAAAACATTTACCCGAACACCTGGCTCCTGAGAGTTAACCTGAGCGACAGATGAGATGACTATCTGCTTTGAAGCCAGCTGTGGCATAAAGCCACTCTTTAGCTCCATAGGCTTGCCCTTTTTACTAGACTGAACCACAGATGTTGACAGAATGGTAGATCTTTTAAACCTAAAATCCTGAGTGGTATCAACTGCTGCATTTTGCTTAATGATCTGattctttgttattgtttttggctCATGGTCTGACACTTGTGGCTTTGCGCTCATGTTTGCAATTTGTCTGCGAAGGCTCCCGTTGTTCTCCTGTGCTGAAACAATGCTGAGTGCTCTTTTTTTGGAGTTTCTACTGGCCGGTCTCATGGGACAGCTAAAAGCTACGTGTTTCTTTAAACTAGCATTGTATGTAAACTCTCTCCTACAATGAGGACATGCAAAAAGGCCCAGGTCATCCTGAGCAAAGGCCTTTCTTCCCCCAGCAGGTCTGCCCCTTTGCACCAGCTGAGATTTCTTCTTATTCAGAATACTCATTTTTATCCTAACTGGCGATTCATGAAAGTTCAGTTTTCTTGGTTGGCTGACCTTTTGCGAGAAATTTTGCTTACCATTAACAATCCGTGCAGGTGATAACACCCCATTTTGCGCTTTTGCAAACCGCTTAAGTGGTATAGGGTTCTTTTTAGGGGTGTATCGCTTCTTGTCACTTGCATTAGCACAGGCTAAGATGTGCTTGTGCAGTTCAGGCATGTTGTCAAAGCTCTTACCACATTTGGTGCAACGAATGGCTGTGCTGAAGGTCTGAGGGATGTTATGGGTGGTGAAGTTAGTGGCCGATGCTGCCGTAGTTTCAGATGGTGTCCGATTGTGGTATGGAAAAGGAGGCGGTTTGAAACTTGGGTAATGTTGGTTAATTCCTAATCGTACATCTGGACCTTTTGTTTTGACCCCTCCAGATGCCATGATTTTAATTGTTGTGAACAGTTCCTCAGAAGTGTTGTCCAGGGAATCATTGTCGACCTTTAAGGCTGTGTTGTCAGGTTCTTGCTTAATTTCTGTGACTGGAAGGCCTAGGTCAGCCATGTCGGTTTTGGGATTGTTATGGTTTTCAGGCCTTAACTTACCATGTACTGCTTCGGTGTGTGAGCTCTCTTGACCAGGATGGAGATCTCGCTGATGCTGTTCCAAGTTGCAGAGAAAAGCAAATTCCTTAGAACATGCTTTACAAACATAAATTTTACCAATGCCATGATAACTGGAACGGTGCTCCAGCAAACCTGTGTCACTTTCAAACAactgcacacaaaattcacatttatagGGCCACTCTTCTGAGTGCTCACCAACATGTTGACTAAGAATCTTCATGGACTGGAAGGGCTGTTCACAAACATTGCACATGAAGTTCTTGCAAAAAGGATGCAAGGGAGGTAACTCTTCTTCAACTTTGTTTTCCTGCTTAGAACAATCAGAGAACTGTACATTTTCCTGTCCATTCTCATCGCTCTCGGCTTCAACAGCACCGGTGGAAGCAGTGTGGGTCAGTTTACTATCTGTAGAGCTTGTTGACTGCTCTGTTGGGGCTGACTGTGTGGAGGTTTCAGGTAATAGGGTGGTGTCAGGACTGAGAGGTTGTGGCTCAGATGAGACATGAGGTTCTTGCTCTAATGCATCGACAGGAATTATATCTGAGAGACATGGAAGGGAATTATGTTGGAGAGCTGGAAGAATATTTTCTGTTGATTGCACTGCAACTGTATACTCAATAACAACAGTGTTTGGAGGAAAAGCCAAGGACGTGACGTTGGACTGGTTCCCAGGCAGAGATGAAGAAAATATCTGTGCATCAGAAGCTAATACAGAGTCTACAACCAATGTTCTTTGAGCTAGTTCACATACAGCAGGATCAGCAACCCAGTGAGGGCTTTGTAAACTCAGTGAAGGGACTGCAGGTATAAGGGTTTCCAGACCTTCAGGAGCAGAGGACCCCCAGCCAGGGATTGTCACTTTCATATCACCCTGTGAAAGATGTACAGAATTATCCGCGCAGTCTTCTACAGACCCTGTGGTAGCTACATTTTCAGATACCACAAAGGCTGAATGAAGAGTTTGAATGTCCTGACTGGGTTCCACTGTGGGAGTTGATAGAAAGGACACAAAGGTTGGAGATGAAGAAGGTGAACACTGAGGTGGTGGGACTGGGGTAACTGGATGGATACTGACTGGAGCGAGCAGTGAAGGGGTTGGATTGATTGAAGCAGGAGGAAGAGCCAACTCAAACAAAAACTTTTCGGGTTTTGGTGGACCTGCATCAGACACTGCCACAACTGCAAGATTTGCTATGTCAGGGACACTGAGGACACCTTCAGCAGCTGGAGCTTCAACGGAAGGAACATCTTCCCCACCATACTCATTCATTAGCACCTTCTGAAGCATACTAGAGTTAGGTTTACTCTTCCTTAAAGCAGGCTGTGTGAGATAGACTCCAGCTGAGTCACAGTCTGAACTCTTTCCACTAATACTTAAGTCCAGGATGGACTCTGCTAAAGCCTCGCTGTTCTCTCGATTAACCACAGAATTTGAGAGGTCCAGTGGCTGTTGATTGCAAGAGTTTCCGCCTGTTCTTGATACAGAGCAGTCCAAAGGCAATACCTGTTGCTGCATTGGAGCTCCATCAGAGCTATCTATAGGTGAATTCAAAGGCTCAGGTTCTTCATTGCCCAACCTGTGGCTCTCCAACTTTGACTTCTTTGCTTCTGTAGAATCTTGATCTTGCTTTTCTATATTCACATCAAGGGTTTTCTGTGGTGAGCTCGGAGGGGAGGTTGTCCTTCTCTTATATCTAGTTGTTGTTGCAGGTAAAACAGTCAGGGATAAGGGAGGACCCAGTTTTTGGCCATCAGCAATCAATGCAAATGCCAGTTTACTGCCATCCTGATTCTGAAGGATCTGCTTGAGTTTGGGAGACAGATGGAcagttttttcctcattaaaggCAACTGTCTCAATGCACTGAGGTAAATGAGCAGTGACCAGCGGAGCTCCAGACGTAGAGGACAGTGTCAAGCATGACAAGGAAGATGAGGAGGTACTCAAGATGGATTCAGActctaattctgtttttatttgtgggAGTAAAGGTGGTGTAGATGTCCTGCGTCTGGTTGAAGACTGCCCAGACAAGTCAGAGGTAAAACTACTGGTAATGGTTTCTAATTTAAGAGCTTGTGAAATCTGAGCTGGACTGATTAGAACAGCATTTAATCCGATCACAGCAGAGCCACCAGAGTTCATCTCAATCACCTCACAGTTACCTACAGCACTTGTGGAGACAATTTTCCCATCTATGTAAAAGCTGAGATTCTCTGAAATGTTACTGGAGATGTCAACCATGTACTCCCTTTCCTGATCAATGTCTTCTACACACTGTGAGGTAGCAGTATGGTTGTCTTGTGCCATCTCAACAAGCGGCTGTCCTTCAGGTTCTTGAATAATACTGACCTTTTTATAAACTGCTCTAGGAAGAAGATGGCGCTCATGGATCCTGCGCTGATGTCTCCTTAAACTAGTATGAGTCCTAAATGCTTTTTTGCAGTACTTGCAGACATGTGCGGCTTTGGCATCACTGTTTTTATCATCCTTTTGTTCACCATCAGCTGCATTAATGCACTTGTTTGGCTCTGGGTTCTGTGATGCTGTTTTCAGAGGTTCAGCACTGCCATGCACATTCTGACTTGCAGTGCAAGGGTTATCTGTGAGATCAACCGTCTTCCTGTTTCTATTTTCATGTCTTTTCTCATGCCTCCGATGACTAAACAATGTACTGAAACTCCTTCTGCAGCGACTGCATTTAAAACGCTGTGTGTGGCAGGTTGAAAGGGCATGTGTTTGTATGTGACGCTGCAGGCCTTGACTAGTCGCAAACCTTCTCTCACAGCGAGGGCAGGGTAATTTACGCTGGGGTTTACTACCAGGTTCAAGGTCAGTCTTAGTGTCATTTAAAGGCAACTCAGTTGCACTTGTCTGACAGGTTTGATTAGCTAGATTTTGGGACACAGTCTGTCTTCCGTTCTGTTTGTCTTTGCTGTCCATCTTCACACCTATTCCTCCTCCTATCCCCTTTTCTATCTCTTCCTCATCTGGCTCCGAGATGCTGTGAAGTGCAGTATCATCAGCGTGGGCATCTTGAACCTCAGGGTGCTGGAGAATAACCTCTGATGGCATACTAGGCCTCTCCTCTTCCATAACTGAAACATATGAACATGTCTGTGACACAATGAAGAATTTTTATTTgctgaaataataaataagtgtTGTAATATATCTACTATGTGTGCAATATTGTCCAACATATGTGAAAtcaatttctaaattaaaaaaattaagaatttttttatttactttcatttgaTCTCCACATCACTTAACTGCTCTCTTTAATGTTTCTTCTGGGGTATGTAAAGGAGGCCCCTTGTTTGCTGAGgggaaataaatacagtaatatttcttGACAGTTTCTATGACGTAATTATGCACTCAAAGACAACAATAACTTAAAATAGCaaagcataaaaataacaaaGCATAAGTGAAATCTCTATTAAtattaaacagtttatttattaaaagttatgtTTGTGTTCAAGATAATTAACTAATTGGGTGACAGAGTGCAGTTGGTGATTCATGGTATGCTGCAATGTCACTCTCATCTGACCTTTAAACTAAGCCAGGACAAACTCATACacataaatgtaatcaaattacttcTTTTCATGTCTGAAAATGAGTAAACAAAGGTTAATTAATATAAGGTTACGTTAATAAGGTTAAAATAAATAAGgttcaattatattatatacagtgtatatagatatatacaataaaaaaaatacatctcaAGAAAACTTACTCTGCCCTTCAACATAACCTTCAACATAAAATGATCAATAATGCAAAGATATTCATACAAAAGAAACTCATTTAAATTACTAATTTGGTAGGCTACACTTACATTTGGAAAACTGATGATCTTTGTAAAATGGCTGAGTTTAACCAAATTAAAATTAGCTAGGGGAAATTACTAAATGTCCACTGTCATCATGAGTTTACAATAGATGTCTCGATTTATGATTTGATTTGTGATCATGTTACTggatcaaaaatgacatttaaaacatcCATGTTTTTAAGTGGTGTCACAACCACACTGGAATAAACATTTGAAGATTAAGAACAAAAGAAAGTGAGCTCCTGCTGTTCATTTGCAGTCCACCTGTAACACTGTGGAGGTGTGGGTGGGGTCAGATAAACTTACctaagctaataataataaataatctcaTTTTACAGACGCCTCTTAGGGTCACAGGGCGTCCTAATTCTGTAAACTGACAATTTATCAACATAATAGCAACAGAACCAGGCAGAGTCGTTGTCTGCGATGCTCAAGAAATAACGTAATGCAGCCATAACTGCCGCATTCCCGCTGTACATATGCGGGGAATCGATTTACCATGCAGCGGCTGTTTATAATGTCAGGCCTTTTTAGATTTATGCATGTGCGCAAATAATTACGCACTTATACAACATAAGTACATGTTATCGTCGAATAGATTAAACTGCTTAAAATGGATATAATCGCGCAAACCTGTCTAGTGTACAGTCAGGGCGCACATGTTGCGGGTGTCTGACAgctctttaaataaaacaaaccccGTTTGGCACTGTCGCTAAGCGCAGACGAGAAGGTCACAGGCAGAGACACACGCTTCATGCTAAAGTGCTTCGACATCCATTTAGTTAGTGCGCCTGTATATCGCTGGGGTATTTACGGCGTTATTGCATgcaccaaaataataaaaatgcacacatGGTTATTCTCAGTGCTGACTCTCAGACAACATAAACAAGACTGACATCGCGAAGCTTCGGCGAGCCATTTCACGCCACATGATTTTGATTAGGTATGCCCTTTGGTCTCTGCATTAAATTGGCTATACCTGTGTATTGCTTACCAGCTTTGTTGTGACGCCTCGCTGCTTGAGTCTGGTGGGCACGCGCAGGACGCTCGCTACTGCAGACTGCACTGATGACAAGGCGCATGTGCGAGATATCATGCACCTGTATAGTTACATGAAATATTACACGTGAAGCACAAGGACAACAAATTACCATTTTGCTTTAACTGCATGCACTTAAATATTTTCAGGGAGAATGTTTTATTGACTAGAGATCtagaaacaatattttgtttggAATACTGTTGTGTTAAGGTAACCTATTTTGTTAAACTTTTCACTTATAAATGTGAATGCATGAAAACGTGAAAAAATAGTGTTTATATTAGTCATATTCCTTAAAAGTGAAACAACAAACTCATCCATATTATACAGGTATTGAATAGATtgtcattaataaatattattaatgttttaagccAGTTGTCACCAACCATTTGattgaaaaaaatgcattacattgcattactttattattattatttttctgttattttcgGGAGCTACTGGGGCAGTGACAAAGAAAAATACATTGCACACGACATCAACAGATGTAAGAGACGCTGAAGACAAGCGCAAAGAATATAAAATACCTTAAAAGACAGAGAACAAGCGCACTGTTCACTGTGCTCGAAATATAGGACGAAAATGAGGGACTGCATTGAGAAAAGTTTTGATGCGATAATGGCATTTTCTTCTCTTATCTCAGTATAAAgagcagctctgctttgtttacagcggtaaccaaggtaACACTATATCGCAGCTGGTtcttaagcgccacctgctgtcagagagtgaatttgcgtCCCATTCAAACTTGTTGCTTTAGTTTCATGTGTGTGTTATGTTGCCAAAAAAAGGGTCAGACCattctgacatatatatatataatatatatatatatatatatatatatatatatatatatatatatatatatatatatatatatatatatatatatatatatatatatatatatatatatatatattcattaatataatatacatatataagtaATTAACATATAACAAGTAATTAAAATACCAAATAAAAAGCCTTAAATTGGAAGTACAAACTGGGATGTCTATTCCTATCAGTTCTTCAATATGTAGGTCTTGTCCTTTATAAAGGCTGAGGTCAGGGAACCTGGGCTTAGAAAGGCTGGTGACCACTATTTTAAGCATATAACTAATAGgctataatttaacatttaatatagcCAGTTTGCTtgtttgtatatacatttatattgtttcattattcttttatataaACAGTAAACATGACTTAATTTATGCAAATGTATTCCAAACTATAGACTACAACACCTACGATGTTTTCATCATCAAATGTGTCAAATGATAGCCTCATTGTCGAGAGTAGGCAATAGATcactgcagaaatgttaatcatttTGCAAACAATGAGGGATTTTTACTCTTGAACGTTCTCTGAAACActagtctatttttttttagaacattattaaagaccagataactggaagttactggaagaatgtttgttcacAACCAGGGGTGCGTTTCTCCATTGCTAGCTAACGATGCTTTTAGGAAACGCACCCAGGACATCAGTCAAAGTTCTAGAAATGTTCCCTGCTAGCTGATCTCTTACAATCTCGATTcctaatttaaatgtaaagttttacgctatataaatatttttttcaaagaggAGCAAAGGAAAGGGGCACAGAGTTTTAttaacagtatgtgtgtgttcatgttaatGTATAGACATTCTGAGAAATAACAACACTTTAATTCAATGGCGTAATGGTAAATATCAGCAATAATACGATGCAGCAGTCTGTCCAGTGACAAAACTCACTTTCTTGTAGTTAATACAAGTGACCACGAGAGGCCGCTGTGTCCCAATTTGTACTGATTTGAGATTCTGTGCTGAAAAAGTGATGCATTAATCGAGAGCTCCATAGCTTGGATATGCTCACTACAATATGTTTGAGAGGGTATTAGGAAACATATAATAGAAGCCAATGGATTATTCCTCAAACTGAGATCTGATATGTGTGTTGGTGTATGTTTATGCATGTTTCTCTCAACAAGTAGGACCCTGGGTCACATTTTTGTCTAAAGAGGAGTGGGAAACATCAGTGTCCAGTGTGTAGTGTAAAATCACAGGTCTTATTCGAGCATACGGGCCATCTGTGGAATTTATAGACCTGCTTTTGGTATCTGTGGTCAGCGAGCTTTTGTACTATTCAACAATCACCCATTATAGAACTGACACATTACTCTGCATTAATCTTCACCTACTCATCCTTCATCTGCGGGTTGTCCCACTCTTATTCCATCATTTGCCTTCCGCCCTCACACTCTCACTATCGTACTGTACATTCTTTTACGTTAGAATGTGTTTCTGTGTTAGAACAGCGTGTACCCTTCGTATTCTCCCGTATGTTAATGAGTGAGGTCATGTGTGACCTCAACGCCCCTGATCAGTAGATTATATGGCTGTGAGTTAAAAGTCTGCCCCCtatcactttcattttatttcattgctCTTGAGAAAACGGTAATTCCTAAGGAAAGTGAAGAAGATTTTAGTTcttcatatagattttttttatgtagaagcTCGGGGTATGAAAATTTAAACCGTATGAATAATCTCATTTTAAAACAATCCACAAATTGCTTcggtctctctctgtgtttctctcacaCACGCAACCTAGtggaaatacatttctttaaagatcaattaaataaaaggtAAATGCTCAAAACTATTTCATAAGAGTGAGAATCTGAGAACTGAGTGTTCACCATTTTCTCACTATTACCTATGAGcactacactcttagaaaaaagtacaaaagtgGTCACTGGGGCAGTCCCTTTTaaaaggcacacctttgtacctaaagagtccatATTTGTACCATAAAAGTACATATccgtacctaaagtgtacatattagtgtactaaagtgtaccttttgaaaaggtatcaCCCCAGTGTCAGCTTTTGTAAAAATACATTCTGAGAGTGTAGCAATTACTCAAAATCCCACAATTTTCTCATGAAACCTCAATTAGTCATCAGTCCTTTTATATAATCTGTTAACTCACTTTT
Proteins encoded:
- the LOC113107771 gene encoding PR domain zinc finger protein 2-like isoform X1; its protein translation is MVICCPCASRVIFHVTIQVHDISHMRLVISAVCSSERPARAHQTQAARRHNKAVMEEERPSMPSEVILQHPEVQDAHADDTALHSISEPDEEEIEKGIGGGIGVKMDSKDKQNGRQTVSQNLANQTCQTSATELPLNDTKTDLEPGSKPQRKLPCPRCERRFATSQGLQRHIQTHALSTCHTQRFKCSRCRRSFSTLFSHRRHEKRHENRNRKTVDLTDNPCTASQNVHGSAEPLKTASQNPEPNKCINAADGEQKDDKNSDAKAAHVCKYCKKAFRTHTSLRRHQRRIHERHLLPRAVYKKVSIIQEPEGQPLVEMAQDNHTATSQCVEDIDQEREYMVDISSNISENLSFYIDGKIVSTSAVGNCEVIEMNSGGSAVIGLNAVLISPAQISQALKLETITSSFTSDLSGQSSTRRRTSTPPLLPQIKTELESESILSTSSSSLSCLTLSSTSGAPLVTAHLPQCIETVAFNEEKTVHLSPKLKQILQNQDGSKLAFALIADGQKLGPPLSLTVLPATTTRYKRRTTSPPSSPQKTLDVNIEKQDQDSTEAKKSKLESHRLGNEEPEPLNSPIDSSDGAPMQQQVLPLDCSVSRTGGNSCNQQPLDLSNSVVNRENSEALAESILDLSISGKSSDCDSAGVYLTQPALRKSKPNSSMLQKVLMNEYGGEDVPSVEAPAAEGVLSVPDIANLAVVAVSDAGPPKPEKFLFELALPPASINPTPSLLAPVSIHPVTPVPPPQCSPSSSPTFVSFLSTPTVEPSQDIQTLHSAFVVSENVATTGSVEDCADNSVHLSQGDMKVTIPGWGSSAPEGLETLIPAVPSLSLQSPHWVADPAVCELAQRTLVVDSVLASDAQIFSSSLPGNQSNVTSLAFPPNTVVIEYTVAVQSTENILPALQHNSLPCLSDIIPVDALEQEPHVSSEPQPLSPDTTLLPETSTQSAPTEQSTSSTDSKLTHTASTGAVEAESDENGQENVQFSDCSKQENKVEEELPPLHPFCKNFMCNVCEQPFQSMKILSQHVGEHSEEWPYKCEFCVQLFESDTGLLEHRSSYHGIGKIYVCKACSKEFAFLCNLEQHQRDLHPGQESSHTEAVHGKLRPENHNNPKTDMADLGLPVTEIKQEPDNTALKVDNDSLDNTSEELFTTIKIMASGGVKTKGPDVRLGINQHYPSFKPPPFPYHNRTPSETTAASATNFTTHNIPQTFSTAIRCTKCGKSFDNMPELHKHILACANASDKKRYTPKKNPIPLKRFAKAQNGVLSPARIVNGKQNFSQKVSQPRKLNFHESPVRIKMSILNKKKSQLVQRGRPAGGRKAFAQDDLGLFACPHCRREFTYNASLKKHVAFSCPMRPASRNSKKRALSIVSAQENNGSLRRQIANMSAKPQVSDHEPKTITKNQIIKQNAAVDTTQDFRFKRSTILSTSVVQSSKKGKPMELKSGFMPQLASKQIVISSVAQVNSQEPGVRVNVLSRKMEQRVGDMKIQPRREERLSLRLRKRVGPITRSVQQASTTTTVLKQPDSHNIIMHPVVLQVKK
- the LOC113107771 gene encoding PR domain zinc finger protein 2-like isoform X2, giving the protein MWRSNEIMEEERPSMPSEVILQHPEVQDAHADDTALHSISEPDEEEIEKGIGGGIGVKMDSKDKQNGRQTVSQNLANQTCQTSATELPLNDTKTDLEPGSKPQRKLPCPRCERRFATSQGLQRHIQTHALSTCHTQRFKCSRCRRSFSTLFSHRRHEKRHENRNRKTVDLTDNPCTASQNVHGSAEPLKTASQNPEPNKCINAADGEQKDDKNSDAKAAHVCKYCKKAFRTHTSLRRHQRRIHERHLLPRAVYKKVSIIQEPEGQPLVEMAQDNHTATSQCVEDIDQEREYMVDISSNISENLSFYIDGKIVSTSAVGNCEVIEMNSGGSAVIGLNAVLISPAQISQALKLETITSSFTSDLSGQSSTRRRTSTPPLLPQIKTELESESILSTSSSSLSCLTLSSTSGAPLVTAHLPQCIETVAFNEEKTVHLSPKLKQILQNQDGSKLAFALIADGQKLGPPLSLTVLPATTTRYKRRTTSPPSSPQKTLDVNIEKQDQDSTEAKKSKLESHRLGNEEPEPLNSPIDSSDGAPMQQQVLPLDCSVSRTGGNSCNQQPLDLSNSVVNRENSEALAESILDLSISGKSSDCDSAGVYLTQPALRKSKPNSSMLQKVLMNEYGGEDVPSVEAPAAEGVLSVPDIANLAVVAVSDAGPPKPEKFLFELALPPASINPTPSLLAPVSIHPVTPVPPPQCSPSSSPTFVSFLSTPTVEPSQDIQTLHSAFVVSENVATTGSVEDCADNSVHLSQGDMKVTIPGWGSSAPEGLETLIPAVPSLSLQSPHWVADPAVCELAQRTLVVDSVLASDAQIFSSSLPGNQSNVTSLAFPPNTVVIEYTVAVQSTENILPALQHNSLPCLSDIIPVDALEQEPHVSSEPQPLSPDTTLLPETSTQSAPTEQSTSSTDSKLTHTASTGAVEAESDENGQENVQFSDCSKQENKVEEELPPLHPFCKNFMCNVCEQPFQSMKILSQHVGEHSEEWPYKCEFCVQLFESDTGLLEHRSSYHGIGKIYVCKACSKEFAFLCNLEQHQRDLHPGQESSHTEAVHGKLRPENHNNPKTDMADLGLPVTEIKQEPDNTALKVDNDSLDNTSEELFTTIKIMASGGVKTKGPDVRLGINQHYPSFKPPPFPYHNRTPSETTAASATNFTTHNIPQTFSTAIRCTKCGKSFDNMPELHKHILACANASDKKRYTPKKNPIPLKRFAKAQNGVLSPARIVNGKQNFSQKVSQPRKLNFHESPVRIKMSILNKKKSQLVQRGRPAGGRKAFAQDDLGLFACPHCRREFTYNASLKKHVAFSCPMRPASRNSKKRALSIVSAQENNGSLRRQIANMSAKPQVSDHEPKTITKNQIIKQNAAVDTTQDFRFKRSTILSTSVVQSSKKGKPMELKSGFMPQLASKQIVISSVAQVNSQEPGVRVNVLSRKMEQRVGDMKIQPRREERLSLRLRKRVGPITRSVQQASTTTTVLKQPDSHNIIMHPVVLQVKK